In Gossypium arboreum isolate Shixiya-1 chromosome 5, ASM2569848v2, whole genome shotgun sequence, a single genomic region encodes these proteins:
- the LOC108452590 gene encoding histidine-containing phosphotransfer protein 4-like — protein sequence MERNPMRRQLASLRKSLFDQGYLDEQFMELEQLQDDANPNFVEEVVTLYYRDSARLILNLDHALERRPLDFSKLDGLMHQFKGSSSSIGAKKVKAESTLFREYCKSGNAEGCMRTFQQLKKEYATLRKKLETYFQLARQIGPMESANRPK from the exons ATGGAGAGAAACCCCATGCGTAGGCAGCTTGCAAGCTTGAGGAAATCCCTGTTTGATCAG GGATATCTGGATGAACAATTCATGGAGTTGGAGCAACTCCAAGATGATGCCAACCCTAATTTCGTCGAAGAAGTTGTCACCTTATACTACCGCGATTCTGCCAGATTAATCCTTAACTTAGACCACGCCCT GGAGCGGAGGCCTTTAGATTTTAGTAAGTTGGATGGGTTAATGCATCAGTTCAAAGGAAGCAGCTCAAG CATTGGAGCCAAAAAGGTGAAAGCTGAGAGCACATTGTTTAGGGAATATTGCAAGTCTGGAAATGCAGAAGG ATGCATGAGGACTTTCCAGCAACTGAAGAAAGAATATGCAACATTGAGAAAGAAGCTTGAAACTTACTTTCAG CTGGCAAGACAAATTGGTCCAATGGAGAGTGCAAATCGCCCTAAATAG
- the LOC108453506 gene encoding auxin-responsive protein IAA18-like, producing the protein MEKGCSNNGETCPQLLDLIPQEREWQYPKRKEERSHVASEEKKLELRLGPPGDEEDNWSIKATGKNDNRDRDEPLISLGYLSSMKKSNGKQAHKLPSPEDQQQHHPIGSVLSPSWTKNHHPNHQQLTNPPFLQFPSTPQQCLPVIAKEQSQPCCTKVVDIQNAEKKSFSPTANTAVPPNTSQKRTAPGPVVGWPPIRSFRKNMANSSSSKLASESSPSVLPHKVGNEKKAAEPSAKFVKINMDGVPIGRKVDLKAYDSYEKLSTAVDELFRGLLAAQRDSSAGGIVKKQEEEKAITGLLDGSGEYTLVYEDNEGDRMLVGDVPWHMFVSTVERLRVLKSSELSALSLGSSKRGKYRLDSVSTKV; encoded by the exons ATGGAGAAAGGTTGCTCAAATAATGGGGAAACATGTCCTCAACTTCTTGATTTGATCCCTCAAGAAAGAGAGTGGCAATATCCCAAGAGGAAAGAGGAGAGAAGCCATGTAGCATCAGAAGAGAAGAAGCTGGAACTGAGGCTTGGTCCCCCGGGTGATGAAGAAGATAACTGGTCCATCAAGGCTACCGGCAAAAACGACAACAGAGACAGAGATGAACCTTTAATCTCACTTGGCTACCTCTCTTCAATGAAGAAGAGTAACGGAAAACAGGCGCATAAGCTTCCATCTCCAGAGGACCAGCAGCAGCACCACCCGATTGGCTCAGTTTTGTCCCCTTCATGGACCAAAAACCACCACCCTAACCATCAGCAGCTGACAAACCCTCCATTTCTTCAGTTCCCATCAACACCCCAACAGTGCTTGCCTGTTATAGCAAAGGAACAGTCACAGCCCTGTTGCACTAAAGTGGTAGACATTCAGAATGCAGAGAAAAAATCATTTTCACCTACTGCAAATACAGCTGTGCCTCCCAACACTTCTCAGAAAAG AACTGCTCCTGGGCCAGTTGTGGGTTGGCCTCCAATTCGTTCTTTTAGGAAAAATATGGCAAACAGCAGTTCATCGAAACTAGCTTCTGAATCATCACCAAGTGTGCTCCCTCACAAGGTTGGTAATGAAAAAAAAGCTGCAGAGCCGAGTGCGAAATTTGTGAAAATCAACATGGATGGAGTTCCCATAGGCAGGAAAGTCGATCTCAAAGCCTATGACAGCTATGAAAAACTCTCGACAGCTGTTGATGAACTCTTCAGAGGCCTTCTTGCTG CTCAAAGAGATTCCTCCGCTGGTGGAATAGTGAAGAAGCAGGAGGAGGAGAAAGCGATCACGGGCTTATTAGATGGAAGTGGGGAATATACATTGGTTTACGAGGATAACGAAGGAGACAGGATGCTTGTTGGGGATGTCCCGTGGCA CATGTTTGTGTCCACAGTGGAGAGGCTGCGCGTGTTGAAGAGCTCGGAACTGTCTGCCCTTAGCC TTGGAAGCAGTAAACGAGGGAAGTACCGGCTTGACTCTGTCTCCACCAAAGTTTGA